The window TGACCGGGGGATGTCTGCGTTACCAGTACCCAAAGCATCGGCCTTGCTTGGAACTCAGCTTCAGACGTGAATATGTCGAACTCATTCCGCAATGCAGGCCGGATATACATTCGCTGCGTTGGATAGGTAGCGAAGAAGAGGCCATCAGCCCCGTAGACCATAGGGTTATGCTGTTCGGGAGTAGGCTTTGAGAAACGCGCAAGCATCAGAGTGCCAATGGTGGGGCAAGCCGTTTCATAAAACTCATCATCCAATCCATGCTTAACAAGATTCGGATTTAGCGGCATGATGCCTCCTTAGACACAGATGATTGCTTAAGTTGTTGCTGCGGTAAGTTAGTTGCCCATTGATTTAGGCTTGCTGCGTCGATGAGTCTGCGACGACCTGCCTTAACAGACTTAATACTGCCATCTGCCAAGCGCTGATACAGAAAGGATCGGCTCAGGCCAGTGCGGGAGATGGCCTGCGGAATGGT is drawn from Acidicapsa acidisoli and contains these coding sequences:
- a CDS encoding excisionase family DNA-binding protein gives rise to the protein MTIPQAISRTGLSRSFLYQRLADGSIKSVKAGRRRLIDAASLNQWATNLPQQQLKQSSVSKEASCR